The Malus domestica chromosome 17, GDT2T_hap1 genome contains the following window.
AATTCTGTTCTTATAATCTAAGAAAGTTTGATGATAATATTCTTGTTGTGTATCCTTACGTGTTGATTTGCGTAGCTGAATTTTTTGGTTTTAAATACTAAACCCTGATTATGTATTTTCATTCTTGGTTTAGATCTTTGAAACCATGTCGGGCCAAAGCCAACGCTTGAATGTGGTTCCTACCGTTACAATGCTTGGAGTTATGAAAGGTCGCCTTGTCGGTGCGACAAGAGGTCATGCTCTCCTCAAGAAGAAGAGCGATGCTTTAACTGTGCAGTTCCGTCAGATTCTTAAAAATATTGTCGCAACCAAAGAATCCATGGGAGATGTGATGAAGAACTCCTCCTTTGCCCTTACTGAAGCCAAGTATGTTGCTGGCGAGAACATCAAGCACATTGTTCTTGAGAATGTCCACAATGCCTCTATTAAAGTTCGATCAAGGCAAGAGAATGTTGCTGGTGTAAAGCTCCCAAAGTTCGAATACTTTACTGAAGGTGAGACCAAGAACGACCTCACTGGATTGGCAAGAGGCGGACAACAGGTCCAACTCTGTCGTGCTGCTTATGTGAAAGCAATTGAGGTTCTCGTGGAGCTTGCTTCACTTCAAACATCATTTTTAACCCTTGATGAAGCAATCAAGACCACAAATCGTCGTGTCAATGCCCTAGAGAATGTTGTGAAGCCTAGGTTGGAGAACACAATAAGCTATATCAAGGGGGAGTTGGATGAGCTCGAAAGAGAGGATTTCTTCAGGTTAAAGAAGATACAGGGTTATAAGAAGAGGGAAATCGAGAGACAGATGGCAGCTGCCAGGAATTTTGCCAACGAGCAGGTTGCGGAAAAGTTATCGCTGAAGAAGGGCATTTCCCTACATTCAGCTCAGAACTTGTTGTCTGCGGAAAAAGATGACGACATCATTTTCTGATTCGGATGCTAGTTTTATATGTTTGTGCTTTAGGATGTGTGATTCTGGTCGTGCTGCTCCGTTCTGCAGAGGAATTCTATTAATATTTAGTCCAACGGTCTTATATTCTGAATAAAAGCTCCATTTTCTTCATGTATGTTTCTATttattgtgaattatttgtaaCATAAATTTTACTTCAGTTCAAGGTTTTGAAATATTTGTTGATTAGATCTCTGGTTTATTCTAATTATTAGTGTTGTTATTTAATCCCTGCATCATAATTATTAAGGTtcgttttcttttatttttcctgGTACGAGTCACACAATGGGCCAATCATAACTGGCTATCGAACTCAACACAAGTAATATACATCATCTACATCCATGTGAATCGAACGTGAGACTTCTCGCATGCGAGTAGTAGTTAGCATTAATTCATGTAGTCGGAAATGAACTGCTTATGTTGAAAGGCTTTAGAAAGGGGTGGCGACTAATCcgacccaacccaacccaaattTAGACTTAGGATAAATGTCGCAATGTCCCCTCAACTTATGACCTTTTAAAACATGCTAATTTGCTCCAACCGTCAAAATTCAAGGCTCGGGCTCAAAACCAAATTGAAAGTCCGGgagaaaatcaaaataaggtaCTAAAATGAGTAATTCCCCATTCAAGCGgcattgctaaaaaaaaaaaaaaaattctttagaCAACTGAAATGGAAAAaataaggagaaattaggttcatatccttctttttgctacttcatttattaaaatcctattcattttcaaattttgatcaaaatcctttggtattaataacatcattaattatttgaataataaaatatttttatttttaaatatatttcttttcatttttaatttgtacccatatattagtttctttttgtgcccatattttttaaagttttatttgtgtttgtacccatgtgtatactattacgtgacattgtatatttaatcaaagatataaaaattacatacggtatatttatgttttatacctaaactttgtatcatatatttatatttttagtttgtacccacttttaatttgcaacattttttaaatttgtagtattttctttttagttttattttgtacccatgtattaatttcttttagcgcctatattttttaaaaattcatttgtgctcataattttttaatccttTATctataccctaatttatttataatgtacccattattctttattaatgtactactttgttatatgtgaaatgtaccaatttttttgtaaaatgtaccaatttttttaacactatggatacattcttttgccatttattatttattatttttacatagtttttatccatttattcaataaaatgtttgaatttttttattgtaaccgtttctaatagtattataatgagggattttaaatttataggattataaatctcataaaatatcaaataattaatgtcaaaactataaaaatataaatattaattgtaatataatgaggtgtacaaagtcaagggactttgatcaaactttgaatattattaaggttttagtcaaagaatattaaggattagggaccacatccaaagtatcccaaaaaataatataaaaaatgagCAGCTTAATCTCCATCTTAAACCAGCGGTGGTGTTTGAGCTACTACCTGTGAAtgaaaatttcttcctccttgatcttggacaaaattgcacctacaaaacaattaacaccttagggtcaaagccaagagcctcacgcgcccacgatgaattgttGGGGGGGggaggctttggccgaagaacctccaatgccaaagttagaatttagagaaaaaagtgtttggagagtaTTGGGTGACACACCCCGccccgaaggagggcgtgctggccacctccaatgccaaagttagaatttagagagaaaaatgtttgGAGAGTATTGGGTGACACACCCCGCCCCGAAggaaggcgtgctggccgtcatgtgcgagtgacgtaaccatttgcacagtgcggaagctaAAAAGATAAATGGGATTTACCTACGGGTGTTATATCTTAgtaatggtcctacttgactgcacttagtacttatgctctgaatatgtgtgtttcacacttaaacccactctagcatgttagttggatattattgctagtagttggtttttattccttcgtatttcttttattttttgcttccgcaaagcacttttggttacgtgacggccaacacgccttgattctaggatacTGGGagtgctcgtgagttcccaaaaacaaaatcgtgaaggCGTTGTtgaggcccaaagcagacaatatcgtgctatggtggtggagcgggcccaggaagtgatccgccccagGCCGGGATGCGACATTGGGAATTTTACAAGTGTGTTGGAATcatcttttggtgaaaatgggagcctatttataAGGATAAGGTGTAACTTAtggtttaatgtgtgatttaatggattaatttggcaattaatccattaattggttaatcaacacatttttggaataaatattttgggggttatgtaatttatatgggatgttttgaaggttatgaaataattaccttgtggaaaatataagatgaggatggatgaaataactttgaatttattacctattttgggcacttttgatttggttgaaggctgattgcccgctgctcgcgcgtaAGAATCATgttgtacctcaagggtatttttgtcatcttttgtccaaaaatccacgtgtcaccttgtgattatttttggctccacaaatgcccccacacctgttcggctgctcgtaggaaagggcagcaggtgtagagatcatcttgctttaggaaacgtatGACTGCtttctattttgatgtagattatctctttaataggaaattatgtccttctaggaaagggaaataaatttctctcaaagcctatttaagtccaccttaagtgggttattaaatcaactttggagagcgatttattctaccctacaagagagagagagcttagaggttatttgttccccctcctctagcaatcttcttcaTCTTGTCGGTGCAAATGAcagtctttcgttgatttcttcgtcttctccataCCGCATcgatgtaagaaaaaattaatttttcttgttttcttcttggatagtgctgtcGCGGGGCAGCCATCGGGGTGGTGCAGCACGTCGGCTGACaagggccaggagtcggctcggcatgggccgatgaggtgTTGTGGCAGAGACCATTGCTTTAGGCTGCTCAACTTGGCTAGAGCCATGGGCAGCTTGTGCGGTTGGGACTGCGAATTGAAGCGTTGAAATGTAGTGCTAGGtgagccgcatggctcatgtcctttgggctcttagaCCTGACGTGGGCCAGGCTGACAATTgaaagaaatgaagaggttgcaGGCCTCATAAGTTACTGAAATACTAGGCATGCAGGCCTCTTGCCTCCTGAAATGCtaggttgagctcccctgctgagtaccgtgaatggcgttggctgcttagttctCTTCGTCAAGAGAAATGTGGACTGTTCTcgaaagatgaggtaaagatGATCAAggtggatgcattggctcgtctgatcgtTGTCATGGAGCCTACTATGAATGatggtggaaagaagagatcttccctgcttgctcaagagatgccggttGATAACGATTGAAGACTTCCTTTGCTGCTCATGAAGGCCTACTTGTTGCCGAGATGCTTGTGATTGACataacttcttccaatgggaagaaaaaataaggctgctagatctgagcctctggcgcctgccatgtcgagaatggctagtacgattgctgataggattgctcaggGTAAAGGTCATGTCATGCCTTCAGTGCCGAATTCTGTACCAAGATAtctgttgggagctaagtctggttcacctttggagaggcttgctactatgaataGCGATAAGGTgaactctgctgctaaagtgacGCCAAGGCCcactccctttgctgctgagattgatccTGCTAGGAAGGAAAAGACTGCTCGCGTGgacagctgtgagaaatccactaagcctacTTCTGGGAAGGCTGCTAAGATTTGtgtgcttttgaaactagatctgcttgaagacatggacgcttgtgccaagtttgttaatGGCTgtagaaaggttgtttgcccaagttcctttgcgaaacatacgacccaatatagaatgactgttctgcttgctatgatgtaTATATAGCAAGGCTGCCAAGAAGGTGGTGAAGActatggcagctgaagcttattcctcagCTGAGAAGATCAAAAGGTTGGATTATGAGCTTGTttctttgaaggggtctaatatttctgccctCACTTCTCTGCAGCGTGAGACCGCTCGCCacgagatcgttgacttgaagactaggcttgacatgatccaagttaagtatgaaagtgcacaGAAGGAGATTAGATggtacatacctcagattcaagatcttgagtttgtaGTTTCTTagcttcgtttcgctacttatgcaaaggatgaagagttcattgctgcttataatcaagtgatctagttcaagagaatcgtcgataggcttgaaccccaagggttggaacttcaagatgtactgaagatcaacgaaagtttgaagaagtgAGTGGATGAGCTGTAGCGCGTCCGTGTTAGTCTGCTTGAGAAGAATGAgtagctgaagggtgagaaggatgagcttgaggtttcgagaccttctccatttctccagaagacttgcttgcttttacttttgaggcttccattggtgaagtagttggagaagttagtgcccatgctggggcagccgggggtgaagcgccaaatgatgccgctgctaagagcatTACGGCCGCTGAAGGTGTggtgaccgagtagtcgtgggatgtccaatctgttgtagtcttctaggtagtctttaggattttatttgtttttccttgtagctcttgttttgcttgaacttttTCGACCTTTGCTAATTGTTCATAAAcaagttttcctttgtttttcttcatcttcacttcttttgttcatgccctaacctttagacttgatagaccagtggcaggcatgctacttttttataagcagacaagctcgcgtagcctatgcaaccgtaggtgttggtgtagaactttgcaaagttgttagtcatatggttggcagccggatgccttacttacagaagcagacaagtccgcgtaaccactaagttgttaaccttgactttctccaattccataggttgcgtagcaagtatcacaatactttaggacttggtgtaggttgttccgcgcttggtagaggtgaagcttattgactacgtagcatgtcggcagtggataaagcttcgtatatgtgcgctagcttgtttaacctttcacaagaatgtgcggtacTATAAATCTAGTACAGCTTTACTGcttgaagggcaagccgtaggcagtcttccagaaaccataggctaccttagtgcactcggtagcaactttagggttccagggtaGCAGTCTATAGGGcgtactgcataatgtgccctatccgtctctagggcccagtTCTCggcggattaggccaagagacccaaaatccttcagttagctaagccttgaaaaaggcCATTGtagctacttctaggaatcctggcgcaagccatcgtgtatctagttatactagggcagtcAGGCTCATctacgtctggatattcggagtgtaaagtttatcctctcgtcttggagagctgacccatataggtgtcggggaattggtttaccctctcgcactggagagcaattagtttaccctctcgcactggagagcatggttggtccctcggggggcgcaattcctgcgatgagtccctaagaatgacgcagtcttcttttgaagtgcatgagtgatcagttgttgtaagcatgcagccgagccaagttgtgattacttttaaattcctcattgaaaaacaagtgaaactaaccagaacttagctgtaaggtaggaactgcataacaactggatagttatcggcttgtgaggtggtgcccgtcgagcttcttgagtcttcgagctttgatgtagcggaaggtcacacatggtacttcttcagattgtaggcgctccattgcttttcgatctttttatcgtttcatggtggcgagggtgtaattattCTTgtcgcctactctgctgatcttgtacggaccttcccagatgggatccatatttttggagccttctctgtgGGCAGTGataaaggcttttcttaggactagatcttcgAGCTGGAACTGTCGGATCTTGGcctttttgttgtagctggagaggaaCTGCTGCTGGTAGGTTGCGATGCGGGTGATAGTCTGCTTGCACTTCTCCTCTGCCtgatctaagcttgtggccatctcttttctgctcaatgcttggtaGTAAAGTGGTGATACTAGGcttgatgacattgggatgaatgattgcttttAGGCCAAATGCCAAATAGAAAGGAATTTCactggttgctcgtcttttggtggtgtgaTACACCCATAGACATCCAGGGAGTTCGTGTGGTAGTCGAGGATCATCTTGGTGGATGTTTTGGcctgcctattgccttgagaATATCTTGGTGTAGACATATGCAGCTTGATACCATATTTTGGGAAGAACTTCGACAAATCTTTACCCATGAATTACGAGCTGTTGTCAGTGACGATGGATTAAAGGATGCCAAATCAGCAAATAATGTttctccatatgaagcgctttaTGTCCGTCTGAATTGTGGTCGTCATAGGTTCTgcttctacctatttggtgaagtagtcggttgccacgatcatcatgcctttgcccctagtagtctggctggtgattagctgggaatcggaatgaattgaaagctttttcaccggcaagtcttttgtcattcgaaggcctgctagtggggcttcatactctgcttcgttgttagatgctttgaaacctagaatAATCACCTGCTCAGGCATCAAACCGCctggggtgacaaggaccacgTCTGCTCTtgaacctttgtagttggatgtgccgtcgacatgcaaatgccagaagtctccatcgggtggagcaGGCGCGGCTAAAATGTGCTCGGCTACTTCCGAGACATCGTTTAGCCACTCTGTTGCGTCATAAATACGTGGTAGGGAGCCGTGGAGCTGGGCCATGTCACACGCAGTAGGAGATGCTTAACTGCctgtattgggccactctagagttgaatcattgagcaaaGGTTGCCTAGGGCCGTGTGGTGTGCAGTAGGAGGTGGTACTTAACTGTCGGTACATATTGCtcatatgtagaatcttttagagtgacgaggacaaaacttgcttctgagtgtgtccttctagtgttcgtctacccttggtgtgtcttttgggccgagttgttgtgTTCGTAAAAAAACTTTGCATCCGCCAAGGTCTACGCATTTATCGTCACACGTCTGGATTGGGCGGAATAATACGTCATGAGGATGAAACTTATAGCATCTatgagagcttttaaactgtggaatacaggtagtcgggcccctagctcttctcgtatgataGTAGAGCTTATTACTACTTCAGATatcgtcaaacatgcgaataagtcctccgctgcttctggtttggatagtagggaggtgatgtcgggtacttcttcaagtctttgaaTGTGCATTagcgagcctcgtcccaaagtgcatgtttATCTGCCAGAGTGAAAGAGTCTgctagagttagatcttctttcatgatcaattttctgaatagcaggtagtctgctggaagtcctttttggaaggctgttATAGCTATCGAGttgttgcatccgactatctttgccttctctCTTTGAACCTCCTCAAATAGTCgtgaagcgactcctttgggttcttcttgacgtcgaacaaatggtcggacttctttttgattgagcgataggatgaatattctttggtgaaaaccaaagaaagttcgttgaAATTCCGAATGGATTATGGCTGCatggtgtagaaccaatcttgcgccttgCCTTGTAgaatggtggtgaatatcttgcacatgagttCATTGTTGTTTCGATAGAAGATCATTGCGTTTCGctagtgctttaagtgtctctccaggtctttatcccctttgaaagatgtgaaatatggcatgctgaactcgtgTGGAGGCTCTACCTGCTCAATCtcatccgtgaagggtgacctgcttatgttggtcatgttccgtcgtagtgcctcattggtgacctcgttgcgttgaaAATTAcacaatcgcttggtcaatagtctctctacttcttcctgaatttacctttgttgaggtagtggagctctcggctgcccccaaccGTGACTTGTTGGTCTacgctgctcttccatgtgtttggctcgtctatgccgcggatCCGGTGCGTGTAGCGTGTTCTTAGCAGGTGAGTGAATTCTTCGCAGGCAtccggttgaacttgagccgtattgagtgactgcttctctctgtCCATCGTGCTGTCTGCTCCGATGTGAGGTGAATGATACTCCTTGCGGGCTTAGCTATGAATGAACATTTCGCTtgaaaggttgctcatgttgactatcgtaGTGTGACCCTGACTGTGAATGTATGTTCgtctgtgggcctagtcgagagtgcacgctcatcCGCGCTCTAAAAccggagtatacgctatcttggGCGGCCAATCGGGAGTGTGCACTGCCTGAACGCTCGattcgtggctggtcgaatggctgcttgccgggacgttGCTGGAGAGGTACGCTCGGTTCGTGACtagtcgagtggctgcttaccgAGACGTTGCTGGAGAGGTtctttgtctgcccttgtcctacttcgggacacctcgtctaGGGCATGTTGCATCTCGGTGCGCTGCAAGAGttggttcaccaaggtcgtctgctgtgcaagggcgctcatcaactctatgacttgtcgagacaagtgttattCGCCACTTGGATTGGAAGAGTTTGAAAGGAATgtgcctccttgggcagtggaagggtggtagactctgggcgcgagatttgagttgggaaatgtcaaatccacgaaaaaatatggtgagaatgcccccggctcgatggtaggttcagatggttgagatagtcttgggctgaCTTAGGCTGCTTagaaagccacgggagcagattgggccgcgagagcaggctgggccacaaaAGCAGGCTAGGTCGCGATAGTGGGCTACTCGGcgggagtaggctgggccacgggagtgggctgctcgtcgggagcaggctgggccacgggagcaaACTACTCGTCGGGAGcaagctgggccacgagagcaggctgggctgtgGGAGTAGGTTGCTCGGCGAGAACAGGTTGGGCCataagagtgggctgctcggcgggAACAGGCTGCTCAGTGCGTGATacatgcgaatgcgaggcttgagCTCGGGCTCGTGCAAGCTTGGATGACAtggcttgggccatggtggaaccTCGTAGTGGTGGTACCACTCCACCTATGAccacatttagcctcgtggatcgtcgcggtcccatttcttgagtattagaattttcacttgtggaattttctaa
Protein-coding sequences here:
- the LOC103417231 gene encoding V-type proton ATPase subunit D-like, whose product is MSGQSQRLNVVPTVTMLGVMKGRLVGATRGHALLKKKSDALTVQFRQILKNIVATKESMGDVMKNSSFALTEAKYVAGENIKHIVLENVHNASIKVRSRQENVAGVKLPKFEYFTEGETKNDLTGLARGGQQVQLCRAAYVKAIEVLVELASLQTSFLTLDEAIKTTNRRVNALENVVKPRLENTISYIKGELDELEREDFFRLKKIQGYKKREIERQMAAARNFANEQVAEKLSLKKGISLHSAQNLLSAEKDDDIIF